GGAGCCCTGGTGCAGACTTTCAGGGAACTGTACCCACGCGTCGGGCCAGAACGCGCTTCGAACCAACTCCATGTCGACCCGGTCGAGGCCGCGGCAGTATCGAAGCAGTACGTCGTGGATCTCGGCGCGCGCGCTCAGTTCTTCCAGGGTCTTCATTTCTGACCGGCCTTCGGGAAGGTGACGCCGGCGAAGCCGAGAACCGAAACAGCGAAGATCGGAGCCGGACTTTCGGTCGGCTGCGCCGACGGTTCACCGGGACGGATGAGACGTGCACTTCGTTGTGCCATTTTGTATTCCTCTTTATTCAGAGAGATCGGGATCGTGAGGCCCAGCGTACGACCGCTGGGCCCATTTCTCAACAGTTGTTGAGAAGTTTCTTATCTAGACTTCGGATATGTCGATTGATCAGGCTCGTTCTGCCAGAGGTCTCGGTACGGGGCCTCGATTGGGTTCGCGTGCATCCCGCGAAGCCATCCTCCTCGCGGCTCGTGCCCGCTTTGCGAAAGACGGCTTTTCAGGTTCGACGATCAGGGGTATCGCAGGTGACGCGGGGGTCGATGCCTCCCTGGTGATGCAGTACTTCGGCTCGAAGAACGAACTTTTCGCCGCCGTCATCGCGTCCGGACCCAACACCATGTCTCGGATTGCCGAAGCGTTCGATGGTCCCCAGGGCGCTCTGGGTGAGCGGGTCACACGTGCCTTCCTCGAGGTGTGGGACGGGGATCCAGAAGAGTCCGAGCCGCTGCAGGCCCTCCTCCGCGCGTCTATCGGAAGCGAACAGGCGACCATTCAGCTCCGGGACCTCATTCAGGGGAGAGTGCTCGTCGACCTCGGCCCGCGGCTGCAGCACGACGCCGATATGAAAACCCGGATCGAGATCGCATCCTCGATGCTCGTCGGCGTCGTCGTGGGGCGACGGTTGGTAGGTTTGGACGCACTCGTCGGGCAGGACCGGGACTCGCTGGTGGGCTACATCGCCCCCGCAATCCAGGCCATTCTCACGGCTGAATCCCACAGCGCCTAGCTCTCGGCCCGCCAGGTCGTCGAGCGTCCGGCTAGCGCGTCTGCACCGGCAGCTGGAGGTAGGAGGCGTGCTCGCCTCCGGTGTGGATGACGTGCTGCCCACTGTTTGCAGGCACGTACTCCTGGATTCCCGGCATCATCGTGCCGAGCAGGTTGCGGGCGCTGATCACGAACCGAAGTTGCTCTCCCGGGTAGAAGACGAGCCCGAGGGGGAGGAGGTCGATCTCGACGTCGACGATCTGGCCCGGCGCGAGCTTCTCGACGACGTCGAACGAGTGCGCCGGAACCTCTTCGGTACTGAGCGCACTGTCGAGGTTGC
Above is a genomic segment from Subtercola boreus containing:
- a CDS encoding TetR family transcriptional regulator codes for the protein MSIDQARSARGLGTGPRLGSRASREAILLAARARFAKDGFSGSTIRGIAGDAGVDASLVMQYFGSKNELFAAVIASGPNTMSRIAEAFDGPQGALGERVTRAFLEVWDGDPEESEPLQALLRASIGSEQATIQLRDLIQGRVLVDLGPRLQHDADMKTRIEIASSMLVGVVVGRRLVGLDALVGQDRDSLVGYIAPAIQAILTAESHSA